CCGAGGACCGGCGAGAAAAGCCATGTTTTTTTCGAACTTGAAATGATCTTCTAGAACTTCTTCGTAGATTCGGCGCATTTGACTATTCTAGGACCTATCGTAAAAAAGTCAAACTTATAACTTTTTTACGATAGCCTTGAGAAAAGTCATTTTCCCTCTTTCATCACTAATAGCAATTTTTGTCCCGATTCCACCGTATCTCCTGCTTTCACAGCAATTTCTGCTATCACCCCATCGCAGGGAGCTAGAAGCTCATTCTGCATTTTCATCGCTTCGACCACCACCAGGGGCGTTCCCTTTTTGACAGTGTCTCCGAGCTTTACTTTTACATCCACTACTTTCCCAGGCATGGGGGCTGTAATCAGTCCACCGCCTGCACCAGCGACTGCTTCCCCTTGAGAAAAGAGACGCCGCCGGGGATCAAAAACTTCGAGATGATAGGGAACATGGCCAATATTTAAATCACAGGCATCTTTGTTAAAGCTGATTTCGGCTTCCAAAATTTTGGAGTTGTCGATGGAGAAAGAGTAGAGGGGATTTTTATCAAAAAGAGGACGGAAACGGTGCGAGGTTTCGCCTAAACGAATGAGAAAGTCCTCTCCCTCTCGAGTGATGTCGATGTTGTGTTCCTGTTCGTCTAAAATGAGGGTGTATTGTCGTGTCATAGGGATCTCCTCCTCTCCTCTGCCATCCCCTCTCCCTCGAGGGGAGAGGGCAGGGTGAGGGTGATATTGGATGCAATTTGTATTCTTTTTTTCTACTTTCGCTTCATTCGTTCCTTATATAGATTGAGATTAGCACGGCGGCTATACAATCCAGGCGAATGCTTTGAAAGCTGCTACGCAATATGCCATTCTCGCTTTGAGGCATTCCACACATAATCTTGCACATTACCGAGATCTTTAGCCCCTTGATAAGTATGCTCGTAAAAAATTTTTAAGACCACTTGAATACCCTGTGATGCAACGACGTTAATATTTAATCCACGGCTCTGTAATTCTTCGTTTACCACAAAGTCACGTTGACGCTGATCTTGACCAACCATGACCATACGCGCAGTAAATAAGTTGGACAAATCGAATTCGAATTCACGATTTTGGGCGATGATAGCTACATGGATTGTTAAATCTGCAAAACGATTATTTGTGATATTTTTGTAGTGTATGCGAGTAACATCAACAACTTGATTTTTCACCTGGGGGTGAAGATTGACAACTTGTATTAGCAGTTGGGGCCGTTTACTTTCCACAAAAGCCATATTTGCCTGGAGATAACTGTAGACGACAATTGTTGCGGAAATCAACGCCCCAAGGCATGTTATAATTGAGATAATGGAAGTAATATGCTCTGATGGAGTAAGATTAGCATTGCTAACCCACCACACAGTAAACCCAGATACAATCAATAAGAGAACTGAAATTATAATTGGAATCTTTCTCATATGTAGCGAGATCTCTGTTGTCTAACTTGTTATTGTGTAGAATTCTATTCCCAATAATATCGGATTAAAGCATTAATCATAAGAGTTGGTTCTATCTAATATCCATTCTTTTTATCCCCCTCTCCCTGCCCTCCCCCTCCAGGGGGGAGGGTGGAAAGATTGATCTACACTGCGCTGTATGAGATGTGTAGATACCTATTCCCGTTGGGGTTGAGGTCTCACTTTCTCATTCCTTCAGCTCTCCCTGCCAAACGCCAGTTGGAGGCATCTTGCACGCTGCCTGCTGTGATTTGAGGTTTTCGTTTTTCATCTTCCAGAAACTTGGCCAGGGCGGCGGCCATTAGGGCATAAGTTTGTTCTGTAGGGTCAATCTTAAGTATCTCTTCCAAATGTTTTGCGACAAAATGGGTGTCGTAATTCCCTTGCACGAAATCGTCGATCTCCAAGGCCCGGCGGTGAAAGTAGAGATTGGTCTTGGGCCCACTGACGCGATATTCGGTGAGGGCGCGTTTGGTTCGCTCGATGGCTTCAGTGCGATCTCGTCCCCAGCAAATGAGTTTAGAAAGTACTGGATCGTATTCAAGAGGAATTTGAAAGCCTTGATAGATTCCATTATCCAGCCGCACTCCAGGGCCATGGGGATATTGCTGGTCCACCACGAGACCCGGAGAAGGCATGAAATTATGAAAAGGGTCTTCGGCGTAAACACGGCATTCGATGGCATGCCCCGTCTGTTTCAGATCTTCCTGTCTGTAAGGAATGGCTTCTCCTTGTGCGACGAGAATCTGCAGTTTCACCAGATCCACGCCGGTGACCATTTCGGTGACGGGATGTTCCACCTGCAAACGCGTGTTCATTTCCAGAAAATAATAATTCTGATGTTTATCCACCAGGCATTCGATGGTTCCGGCGTTATAATAGTTCACCGATTTACACAGTTGCACGGCCATGTCACAGACGGCTTTGCGGGTTTTTTCGCTGATAAAGGGGGAAGGCGATTCTTCGATGACTTTTTGATGTCGACGTTGCACCGAGCATTCGCGCTCGAAGAAATGAATCACAGACCCGTGCAGATCCCCAAATACCTGCACTTCAATGTGATGTGGGCCTTCGACATATTTTTCAATGTAGATGGCGCCGTCCTTAAACGATTTGATGGCCTCACTCTGCGCCATTTCGAAGGCACTTTTGAGTTCTTCCTCTTTTTGAACCGCGCGCATTCCCTTGCCCCCTCCGCCGGCTGCGGCTTTGAGGAGGACAGGGTAACCGATTTCTTTGGCGACCCCCAAGGCCTCAGCGACATCCAGCAAAGGGCGCTCAATGCCCGGGACAATAGGCACTCCGGCTTTCTGGGCAATTTTACGGGCCTCAATTTTGGAACCCATGGCACGAATCAAGGCGGGATTCGGTCCGATGAAAATCAGACCGGCCTTTGTGATCTGTTCGGCAAAATCCGCATTCTCCGATAAAAAACCATAACCCGGATGAATGGCATCGGATCCCGACTTGCGAGCGGCGTCTAAAATTTTAGGGACATTCAAATAACTTTCCGAAGGCGTGTTAGCTCCCAGATGATAAGCTTCGTCCGCACGACGCACATGCAGGGCCGCACGATCGGCATCCGAATAAACGGCCACGGTTTGGATGCCCATTTCGCGGCAAGCACGAATGACTCGCACAGCAATTTCGCCACGGTTGGCGATGAGGATTTTTTTAATTTTTTTCATTCTGTAATCTCGTAATTTCGAGCCCCATGAACGATAGCCATTATGAAAACAAGATCTTCTGAAGTTTGATAAATAATTCTATATTTTTTTACAAAAACTTCTCTTAAATTATGTACGCCTTCCGCCTCTACATGAACTCCCCGCTCAGGAAATAAAGTGAGTTCAGCTACTTTATCTTTAATTTCTTTGATAAATTCTTTTGAATAATAAATAGAATCCCTTGCAATGAATTTGCGGATTTCCCGCAAATCTTCCCTTGCATTTATAGACCAAACTATTCTTCTAGCCATTGATTCATCTCTTTTTCTACTTCTTCCTGAGAAACAACTTCGCCTCGTTCAATTTGTTTCTGAGCGCGTTTTATTTTTTGCAAGACATACAAATGATATTGGACATCTTCTAAGGTACAAGTATCCGGGAGATGAGATAGAATTTTTTTTACATCTTCTTTAATGGTTTGCATTTTTCCTCCTTCAGTTAATCTCTATTATAAAGGAATATTCCCATGTTTCTTCGCCGGATTTTTATCTACTTTATTTTTGAGCATTTCTAGCGATTGAATAATCTTGATTCGGGTTTCGCGGGGATAAATGACTTCATCGATAAATCCAAGTTCCGCCGCTTTATAGGGATTGGCGAAGGTTTCCCGATATTCTTGGGTGAGTTTTGCGCGTTTGGCGTTGGAGTCTGTGGCCGTTTCAATTTCTTTCTTAAAGATAATGTTGACGGCGCCATCCGAGCCCATGACGGCAATTTCCGAGAAAGGGTAGGCCAGGTTGATGTCGGCTCCCAGATGTTTGGAGCTCATCACATCATAAGCGCCGCCGTAGGATTTGCGGGTGATGACGGTGATTTTTGGCACTGTGGCCTCGGCAAAGGCATAAAGCAATTTGGCTCCGTGCAAAATGATGCCTCCAAATTCCTGACTGGTACCGGGTAGAAACCCAGGGACATCCACAAAAGTAATAATGGGGATATTAAAGGCATCGCAGAAGCGCACAAAGCGGGCGGCTTTAATCGACGCCGCTATATCCAGGCAGCCCGCCAGCACATTGGGTTGGTTGGCGACGATTCCTACAGATCTTCCATTGTATCTTCCAAAACCGACAATCATGTTTTTGGCGTA
This DNA window, taken from Deltaproteobacteria bacterium, encodes the following:
- a CDS encoding type II toxin-antitoxin system RelE/ParE family toxin, coding for MARRIVWSINAREDLREIRKFIARDSIYYSKEFIKEIKDKVAELTLFPERGVHVEAEGVHNLREVFVKKYRIIYQTSEDLVFIMAIVHGARNYEITE
- the accC gene encoding acetyl-CoA carboxylase biotin carboxylase subunit; this translates as MKKIKKILIANRGEIAVRVIRACREMGIQTVAVYSDADRAALHVRRADEAYHLGANTPSESYLNVPKILDAARKSGSDAIHPGYGFLSENADFAEQITKAGLIFIGPNPALIRAMGSKIEARKIAQKAGVPIVPGIERPLLDVAEALGVAKEIGYPVLLKAAAGGGGKGMRAVQKEEELKSAFEMAQSEAIKSFKDGAIYIEKYVEGPHHIEVQVFGDLHGSVIHFFERECSVQRRHQKVIEESPSPFISEKTRKAVCDMAVQLCKSVNYYNAGTIECLVDKHQNYYFLEMNTRLQVEHPVTEMVTGVDLVKLQILVAQGEAIPYRQEDLKQTGHAIECRVYAEDPFHNFMPSPGLVVDQQYPHGPGVRLDNGIYQGFQIPLEYDPVLSKLICWGRDRTEAIERTKRALTEYRVSGPKTNLYFHRRALEIDDFVQGNYDTHFVAKHLEEILKIDPTEQTYALMAAALAKFLEDEKRKPQITAGSVQDASNWRLAGRAEGMRK
- a CDS encoding biotin/lipoyl-binding protein; the encoded protein is MTRQYTLILDEQEHNIDITREGEDFLIRLGETSHRFRPLFDKNPLYSFSIDNSKILEAEISFNKDACDLNIGHVPYHLEVFDPRRRLFSQGEAVAGAGGGLITAPMPGKVVDVKVKLGDTVKKGTPLVVVEAMKMQNELLAPCDGVIAEIAVKAGDTVESGQKLLLVMKEGK